One part of the Blastocatellia bacterium genome encodes these proteins:
- a CDS encoding secretin N-terminal domain-containing protein: MVKRTLKIQQAIALGLVLLLSVPLVALASDDKKHYKQGMQYENNQQWDKAAEQFALAVAEKPSNIEYRLHLQKCLVNAGAMLVERGNKLAEQKDYNAAYQAFRQAYSFDPTNEMALIKARRMLEKQGMSTKDLPSGSDEAGPKIKPEDDPNKKASFVTTSVDSSGKPVTVPIANGMNFKSRNIPVQLPAVPGKRFSRTDVIYRDTPLLSAVEQLAQTMKLNVIFDQQVQNMMRAQKINVEMRDVTYPHALEMILKTNNLMYAQLDTRTIVVASDNPTSRMKYEPYSVRTFYIKNADIADVKSAIQGSLATKSVTPIKQLNALIVRDTPANLELIESMINSMDKAKAEVLIDINIYEVSRNDLLSIGNQFNTSDANKNAGTFEAIAGFGSGGLAQGFAHTFINNGPWGFTAGVPPSLISFFQDKGKAKLLASTQVHVLDDQDQSIKIGQRVPIQTAFVPTYSTVVTTGTNGQVNNPNNPNGNFNNFGYGGSGYPQIQYENVGLNIDMKPNVFEDEVQLKMKIDSSSVDSSINPLTPTFNQRTMSSMARIRDGQTTLVAGVTQTEQSKRVKGLPLIGLIPILGRFFSTPETKDRQSDVVITVTPHILRRADIRDEDHYAKYSGDAQNAYNQLRIEQILYLADQDETQGPAVAMGGGQPEARPAAAVPAAAVPATNVAQPTPTGVVVGPIPTQPPANRADIQRTSVSVPGAPVQPHNNAAANQSQRNKLDDDDDDDDDTPNAQGDKAVQPVIVSVRAATPVATRGQDLYVAINLMGSNEISAAHISLTYDSNLLDPKRVQDSGLLRSGGAPPDLQFNSDGGQLQIQLEKPQGSGGAMARGQLCLIVFTVKAPGTSPLTLNEGQCFLRMPNGQMLPLKLQSSQVEAR, encoded by the coding sequence ATGGTAAAGAGGACGCTGAAGATTCAACAGGCGATAGCGCTCGGATTGGTGCTGCTGCTGAGTGTGCCGCTGGTCGCGCTGGCAAGTGACGACAAGAAGCACTACAAGCAAGGCATGCAATACGAGAACAATCAGCAATGGGACAAGGCCGCCGAACAGTTCGCGCTGGCGGTGGCTGAAAAGCCCTCGAACATCGAATACCGCCTGCACCTTCAGAAGTGTCTGGTCAACGCCGGGGCCATGCTGGTCGAGCGCGGCAACAAGCTCGCCGAGCAGAAAGACTACAACGCCGCCTATCAGGCATTCCGCCAGGCTTACTCTTTCGACCCGACCAACGAGATGGCGCTGATCAAGGCGCGGCGCATGCTCGAAAAGCAAGGCATGTCGACCAAAGACCTGCCATCGGGCAGCGACGAGGCCGGGCCGAAGATCAAGCCGGAAGACGACCCCAACAAGAAGGCTTCTTTCGTGACGACCTCTGTTGACAGCTCAGGCAAGCCGGTAACGGTTCCCATCGCCAACGGCATGAACTTCAAGAGCCGCAACATCCCTGTGCAATTGCCGGCGGTGCCGGGCAAGCGCTTCAGCCGAACCGACGTCATCTACCGCGACACGCCGCTGCTATCGGCGGTCGAGCAGTTGGCGCAGACCATGAAGCTCAACGTCATCTTCGACCAGCAAGTGCAGAACATGATGCGCGCCCAGAAGATCAACGTCGAGATGCGCGACGTCACCTATCCGCACGCGCTGGAGATGATCCTCAAGACCAACAACCTGATGTACGCGCAGCTCGACACGCGCACCATCGTCGTCGCCAGCGATAACCCGACCTCGCGCATGAAATATGAGCCTTATTCGGTGCGCACCTTCTACATCAAGAACGCCGACATCGCCGACGTCAAGTCCGCCATCCAGGGGTCGCTCGCGACCAAGTCGGTGACCCCCATCAAGCAGCTCAATGCGCTCATCGTCCGCGACACGCCGGCCAACCTTGAGCTGATCGAGTCCATGATCAATTCGATGGACAAGGCGAAGGCCGAGGTGCTGATCGACATCAACATCTATGAAGTGTCGCGCAATGATCTGCTGTCAATCGGCAACCAGTTCAACACCTCGGACGCCAACAAGAACGCCGGCACGTTCGAAGCAATCGCCGGCTTCGGGTCGGGTGGCCTGGCTCAAGGCTTCGCGCACACCTTCATCAACAACGGACCCTGGGGGTTCACCGCCGGCGTGCCACCCAGCCTGATCAGCTTCTTCCAGGACAAGGGCAAGGCGAAGCTGCTCGCCTCGACGCAAGTCCACGTGCTCGACGATCAGGACCAATCGATCAAGATCGGCCAGCGCGTGCCGATTCAGACGGCCTTCGTGCCGACCTACAGCACCGTGGTCACAACCGGCACGAACGGGCAGGTCAACAACCCGAACAACCCGAATGGCAACTTTAACAACTTCGGTTACGGCGGCAGCGGCTATCCGCAGATTCAGTACGAGAACGTCGGCCTCAACATCGATATGAAGCCGAACGTCTTTGAAGACGAAGTGCAGTTGAAGATGAAGATCGATTCGTCGTCGGTTGATAGCAGCATCAACCCGCTGACGCCGACTTTCAATCAGCGCACGATGTCTTCGATGGCGCGCATCCGCGACGGCCAGACGACGCTGGTTGCCGGCGTCACCCAGACCGAGCAGAGCAAACGCGTCAAGGGGCTGCCGCTGATCGGCTTGATCCCCATCCTCGGTCGCTTCTTCTCGACGCCGGAGACCAAAGACCGGCAGAGCGACGTGGTCATCACGGTGACGCCGCACATCCTGCGCCGCGCCGACATCCGCGACGAGGATCATTACGCCAAGTATTCGGGCGACGCGCAGAACGCTTACAACCAGTTGCGCATCGAGCAGATTCTCTACCTCGCCGACCAGGACGAAACGCAAGGGCCGGCGGTGGCGATGGGTGGCGGACAACCTGAAGCGAGGCCGGCAGCCGCCGTGCCTGCTGCCGCCGTGCCGGCGACCAACGTCGCGCAGCCGACGCCCACGGGCGTTGTCGTCGGGCCGATCCCGACGCAGCCGCCGGCCAACCGCGCAGACATTCAGCGCACCTCTGTGTCAGTGCCGGGCGCACCCGTGCAGCCGCACAACAACGCCGCTGCCAATCAGAGCCAGCGCAACAAGCTGGACGACGACGACGACGATGACGACGACACGCCCAACGCGCAGGGCGACAAGGCCGTGCAGCCGGTGATTGTCAGCGTGCGCGCCGCGACCCCGGTCGCCACCCGCGGCCAGGACCTCTACGTGGCGATCAATCTGATGGGCAGCAACGAGATTTCCGCGGCGCACATCTCGTTGACCTACGACAGCAACCTGCTAGACCCGAAGAGGGTGCAAGACAGCGGCTTGCTGCGCAGTGGCGGCGCGCCGCCGGACTTGCAATTCAACAGCGACGGCGGCCAGTTGCAGATTCAGCTTGAGAAGCCGCAAGGCAGCGGCGGCGCGATGGCGCGCGGTCAGTTGTGCCTGATCGTCTTCACGGTCAAGGCCCCCGGCACCTCGCCGCTGACGCTCAACGAAGGGCAGTGTTTCTTGCGCATGCCGAACGGCCAGATGTTGCCGCTCAAGCTGCAATCGTCGCAGGTCGAAGCCCGCTAA
- a CDS encoding type II secretion system protein translates to MNFGFWIGRAHATRRAGNPLSKIQNRRGFTLLEIIIVITILSVLTAAAIPMVRNSVRRQREEDLRVALRQLRQAIDRYKEFNDRTQGGAIPIEWKTQSGYPKELKLLVDGFIPANQVGTTGNKVRFLRRLPEDPITGNTDWGVRAYKDDPTSSSSGGDDVFDVFSKSDGTALNGTKYKDW, encoded by the coding sequence TTGAATTTTGGATTTTGGATTGGCAGAGCGCATGCGACCCGCCGCGCCGGCAATCCACTTTCCAAAATCCAAAATCGCCGGGGGTTCACGCTGCTTGAGATCATCATCGTCATCACCATCCTGTCGGTGTTGACGGCGGCGGCCATCCCGATGGTGCGCAACAGCGTCAGGCGCCAGCGCGAAGAAGACCTGCGGGTGGCGCTGCGCCAGTTGCGCCAGGCCATTGACCGTTACAAGGAATTCAACGACCGCACACAGGGCGGGGCAATCCCCATCGAATGGAAGACCCAGAGCGGTTACCCCAAGGAATTAAAACTCCTCGTGGACGGCTTCATTCCGGCCAACCAGGTCGGCACCACCGGCAACAAAGTTCGCTTTCTGCGCCGTCTGCCCGAAGACCCGATAACCGGCAACACCGACTGGGGCGTGCGGGCGTATAAAGACGACCCGACCTCGTCATCATCGGGCGGCGATGACGTCTTCGATGTGTTTTCAAAGAGCGACGGCACGGCGCTCAACGGCACGAAGTACAAGGATTGGTAA
- a CDS encoding type II secretion system protein, translating into MSRELRTIDSERTSQAANGNSRLLPPASRQRGFTLLEMVMVMTIIVILATIGITSYQKVQLKAKETLLKDDLNTMRKLIDQYEADREQLPQSLDDLVSAGYLREVPIDPITGEKDWTTETGESTVSRDAQQGIINVHSNAAGEGSDGKVYSEY; encoded by the coding sequence ATGAGTAGAGAGTTACGGACAATCGATTCAGAGCGCACGTCGCAAGCGGCGAATGGCAATAGCCGGCTTCTGCCGCCTGCCTCGCGCCAGCGCGGCTTCACGCTGCTTGAGATGGTGATGGTGATGACGATCATCGTCATTCTGGCGACCATCGGTATCACCTCGTATCAGAAAGTGCAGTTGAAGGCCAAAGAGACGCTGCTCAAAGACGACCTGAACACCATGCGCAAGCTGATCGATCAGTACGAAGCCGACCGCGAGCAACTGCCGCAATCGCTCGACGACCTGGTCAGCGCCGGCTACCTGCGCGAAGTGCCGATAGACCCGATCACGGGCGAAAAGGATTGGACCACCGAGACCGGCGAATCAACGGTTTCGCGCGATGCCCAGCAGGGCATCATCAACGTCCACAGCAACGCCGCCGGCGAAGGCAGCGACGGCAAAGTCTACAGCGAATACTGA
- a CDS encoding M14 family metallopeptidase, whose product MKCRAATRLAILSLIIILSAFLLVSASLPPRVSAALRDNGNRQARRAQLEARLGSARADEFHAALAELAEMDEPGAYATWRTALQHPDARLQKAAWRAFQGVQSKLARNEFVPQVVRVRATPDTIAQVAGLYGLEFHIWSAAPSETVIAAPPYLVERLARQGLSAEVLFDSVADWQQARKQGDPAARAVTPAYQSDEAERATQVRVAVIDLSKSAAPATGNAAWLGDRENLLMRRGALIAYLDVFSTDGSRQAIDAHVEAQYTGRGFQLAGFYTTEEFSMLAPRLFGEAFSFGPRNPNDKTANMRTQAAGDHYHTYEQTQNEFKALAAAHPDLAAYVRIGQSYEGREIFALKITRDAAADNTSKPDVLITGCHHAREWISVESPVYFANQLINQYASDSGVRQAVDHLQIWIVPIVNPDGLVYSQSGSATISDGTRMWRKNRRPITLSPCASTVGVDLNRNYDYQWRLRGDTPCGDYCSADKSCLQDDVGASDDPANVEIYRGPQATSEPEIKAMQALIRDPNRHFRAELDYHNFAQLILYPWGYQHDAAPDGALQAQLAQQVSAEIKKTSGRLYQPEASVDLYQVTGSSTDFAYGASRVAVPLTIEMRPTCCDFAVPEEQIGETNAENWAGLRPILNWAAGPPILESIKAYSIGSDGGFSKLVYAAHWVQPADGTAGARQLVTDTRFPGIAPGPLQVRLQFSKGMRTALPPRSTLGRDGKRDELTLIATTPGEGWQKTAYDNDTWTGETVITQDENLTSPWRLYVDATDMAGFNLDAEPATVAAYATGTGAWAAYEEAGGAGTEGGTDAIHQMAPTLAGDIPNLVIASPGGGERLVAGEPFAVTWTLPRQAGFQPVKQQLYFSTDGGISFTQLVEDIAGNLEKYSLTIPKVATTTARLRLVAIEGSFGNAIYGDSRADFTIGANVGANVAISLVASEKQDIDWMDNSAGQATSGALRLVMNLRITNRGSVAIASPFLRIADLNRSHVLLTRDPQTPPGEGARQVVDVGEDKQLAPGESADVRLILGLVSKKKFAMSVELYGVGVGSAVGPAAATSVWIGKPRNQ is encoded by the coding sequence TTGAAGTGTCGTGCCGCCACACGCCTGGCGATCCTGTCATTGATCATCATCCTATCGGCTTTCTTGCTCGTGAGCGCCAGCCTGCCGCCGCGCGTTTCAGCCGCCTTGCGCGACAACGGCAATCGTCAGGCGCGGCGCGCGCAGCTTGAAGCGCGGCTCGGGTCGGCGCGCGCCGACGAGTTCCATGCGGCGCTCGCGGAGCTTGCCGAGATGGACGAGCCGGGCGCTTACGCGACGTGGCGCACCGCTTTGCAGCATCCGGACGCGCGGTTGCAGAAAGCGGCATGGCGCGCCTTTCAAGGAGTGCAATCGAAGCTGGCGCGCAACGAATTCGTCCCGCAGGTCGTCCGCGTCCGCGCCACTCCTGATACCATCGCCCAGGTCGCCGGTCTGTACGGCCTTGAGTTTCATATCTGGTCCGCAGCCCCTTCAGAGACCGTCATCGCCGCGCCACCTTACCTGGTCGAGCGCCTGGCGCGTCAGGGCCTGAGCGCCGAAGTACTCTTCGATTCGGTCGCCGATTGGCAGCAAGCCCGCAAGCAGGGCGACCCGGCGGCGCGCGCCGTGACGCCGGCTTATCAAAGCGATGAGGCCGAGCGCGCCACACAGGTGCGCGTTGCGGTGATCGATCTCAGCAAGTCAGCCGCGCCGGCAACCGGCAACGCGGCCTGGCTCGGCGACCGCGAAAATCTGTTGATGCGGCGCGGCGCGCTCATCGCTTATCTTGACGTTTTCTCGACCGACGGCTCGCGGCAAGCGATTGACGCGCACGTCGAAGCGCAGTACACGGGGCGCGGCTTTCAGCTTGCGGGCTTCTACACGACCGAAGAATTTTCGATGCTCGCGCCGCGGCTTTTCGGCGAAGCCTTCAGCTTCGGGCCGCGCAACCCGAACGACAAAACGGCTAACATGCGCACACAGGCCGCCGGCGACCATTATCACACCTACGAGCAGACGCAGAACGAATTCAAGGCGCTGGCGGCGGCGCACCCTGATCTGGCGGCTTACGTCCGCATTGGCCAGAGCTACGAAGGGCGCGAGATTTTCGCGCTCAAGATCACCCGCGATGCCGCCGCCGACAATACGAGTAAGCCCGATGTGCTGATTACCGGCTGTCACCACGCCCGCGAGTGGATATCGGTCGAATCGCCCGTCTACTTCGCCAATCAGCTCATCAATCAATATGCGAGCGACAGCGGCGTGCGTCAGGCCGTAGATCATCTGCAAATCTGGATCGTTCCTATCGTCAACCCTGATGGCCTGGTCTACAGCCAGAGCGGCTCTGCGACGATCAGCGACGGCACGCGAATGTGGCGCAAGAACCGCCGCCCGATCACGCTCAGCCCGTGCGCCTCGACGGTCGGCGTTGACTTGAATCGTAACTATGATTACCAGTGGCGACTGCGCGGCGACACGCCGTGCGGGGACTACTGCTCGGCGGACAAGAGCTGCCTGCAAGACGACGTCGGCGCCAGCGATGACCCGGCGAACGTCGAAATCTATCGCGGCCCGCAGGCGACCAGCGAGCCTGAGATCAAAGCCATGCAGGCGCTCATCCGTGATCCCAATCGCCACTTTCGCGCCGAGCTTGATTATCACAACTTCGCGCAGTTGATTCTTTATCCGTGGGGCTATCAGCACGATGCCGCGCCCGATGGCGCGTTGCAGGCACAACTGGCGCAGCAGGTGAGCGCCGAGATTAAGAAGACGAGCGGCAGGCTCTATCAGCCGGAGGCTTCGGTTGACCTCTATCAGGTGACCGGCTCGTCTACCGATTTCGCCTACGGTGCCAGCCGCGTCGCCGTGCCGTTGACCATCGAGATGCGCCCGACCTGCTGCGACTTTGCGGTGCCCGAAGAGCAGATCGGCGAAACCAACGCCGAGAACTGGGCTGGCCTCCGTCCCATCCTGAATTGGGCCGCCGGGCCGCCAATTCTCGAATCGATCAAAGCCTATAGCATCGGCTCCGACGGCGGCTTCTCGAAGCTCGTCTATGCGGCGCACTGGGTGCAGCCCGCCGACGGCACAGCGGGCGCGCGGCAGCTGGTCACCGACACGCGCTTTCCCGGCATCGCGCCGGGGCCTTTGCAGGTTCGATTACAATTCTCGAAGGGCATGCGCACAGCCCTGCCGCCGCGCTCCACTCTGGGCCGTGATGGGAAGCGCGACGAGTTGACGCTAATCGCCACGACGCCGGGCGAAGGCTGGCAGAAGACCGCTTACGACAACGACACCTGGACCGGCGAGACGGTCATCACGCAGGACGAAAACTTGACGAGCCCCTGGCGGCTCTATGTTGACGCTACGGACATGGCGGGCTTCAATCTCGACGCCGAGCCGGCGACGGTCGCCGCTTATGCGACCGGCACGGGGGCGTGGGCGGCTTATGAAGAGGCCGGTGGCGCAGGCACAGAGGGCGGCACGGACGCGATTCACCAGATGGCGCCGACGCTGGCCGGTGACATTCCCAATCTGGTCATCGCCTCGCCGGGCGGCGGCGAGCGGCTGGTCGCGGGCGAGCCATTCGCGGTCACCTGGACGCTGCCCCGTCAGGCTGGCTTTCAGCCTGTGAAGCAGCAACTCTACTTCTCGACCGATGGCGGCATAAGCTTTACGCAGCTTGTGGAAGACATTGCGGGCAACCTCGAAAAGTACAGTCTGACGATACCCAAGGTGGCGACAACGACGGCGCGGTTGCGCCTGGTGGCGATTGAAGGCAGCTTTGGCAATGCGATTTATGGCGACAGCCGCGCCGACTTCACCATCGGCGCGAACGTCGGCGCCAACGTCGCGATCAGCCTGGTCGCTTCGGAAAAACAGGACATCGATTGGATGGATAATAGCGCGGGGCAAGCGACCAGCGGCGCGTTGCGCCTGGTGATGAACCTGCGAATTACCAATCGCGGCAGCGTCGCCATCGCCAGCCCATTCCTGCGCATCGCTGATCTAAACCGCAGCCATGTGCTGCTGACGCGCGACCCGCAAACACCGCCCGGAGAAGGCGCGCGGCAGGTCGTAGACGTGGGCGAAGATAAGCAGCTTGCGCCCGGCGAATCGGCGGACGTGCGCTTGATCCTCGGGCTGGTGTCGAAAAAGAAGTTCGCCATGTCGGTTGAGCTTTATGGCGTTGGCGTTGGCAGCGCGGTCGGGCCGGCGGCGGCAACGTCAGTCTGGATAGGCAAGCCGCGCAATCAATGA
- a CDS encoding tetratricopeptide repeat protein, with protein sequence MFTMLKRTALLAALTMLLALAASAQTAQIEGTIKLKAADGSAKPLPGAQVDIYRTDIKGSYPVKADKNGRYIRLGIPVQGTYIFVVSGPGAAPTWQTGIKVSQVPVLDFTLDPGDGTVPTYEQVLAAMKGSGVSPTSAAPQPSAADRAKAEAANKERAEKNKETQALQANLDEAIKHFKAGAELKTANNYEGAIAEFEQAAAVDPGKHKAFVEVAHKSNAQLAETHYQLGADLFNKKQKDVAKTHFQKGYESAKRAIAFGAQVPATDDANINNELLIYYGILAKNAALLVEMYSDTTVIDDTVKAIDQAETLDTPANKGKWDVMKAKMYFNSGRTDEATAAYKAILATDPNNVDALFGLGLTLVATGEKAKVQEGANYLADFVAKAPPTDKHVAEVKAVLDDLKKQQQVEPEKPARRRRP encoded by the coding sequence ATGTTTACCATGTTGAAAAGAACGGCGCTGCTTGCGGCGTTGACTATGCTGCTGGCGCTGGCAGCGAGTGCCCAGACGGCGCAGATTGAAGGCACCATCAAGCTGAAAGCGGCGGACGGCTCGGCGAAGCCGCTTCCCGGCGCGCAGGTTGATATTTACCGCACGGACATTAAAGGCTCTTACCCGGTCAAGGCCGACAAGAATGGCCGTTACATCCGCCTCGGCATTCCGGTTCAGGGAACTTACATCTTTGTCGTTTCCGGCCCCGGCGCGGCGCCGACCTGGCAGACGGGCATCAAGGTCAGCCAGGTGCCGGTGCTCGATTTCACGCTCGACCCCGGCGACGGCACCGTGCCGACCTACGAGCAGGTGCTGGCGGCGATGAAAGGCAGCGGCGTCAGCCCCACGTCAGCCGCCCCGCAGCCTTCGGCTGCCGACCGCGCCAAGGCGGAAGCCGCTAACAAAGAGCGCGCTGAGAAGAACAAAGAAACGCAAGCATTACAGGCCAATCTCGACGAGGCAATCAAGCATTTCAAGGCGGGCGCCGAGTTGAAGACGGCGAACAACTACGAAGGCGCGATTGCCGAATTCGAGCAGGCGGCGGCGGTTGATCCCGGCAAGCACAAAGCTTTCGTCGAGGTGGCGCACAAGTCGAACGCCCAGCTCGCCGAAACCCATTACCAGTTGGGCGCCGACCTCTTCAACAAGAAGCAGAAGGACGTCGCCAAGACGCACTTCCAGAAAGGCTATGAGTCGGCCAAGCGGGCCATCGCCTTCGGCGCGCAGGTGCCGGCGACCGACGACGCCAACATCAACAACGAGCTGCTAATTTACTACGGCATCCTGGCCAAGAATGCCGCGCTGCTGGTGGAAATGTATAGCGACACCACGGTCATTGATGACACGGTGAAGGCCATCGATCAGGCGGAGACGCTCGACACGCCGGCCAACAAAGGCAAGTGGGACGTGATGAAGGCCAAGATGTACTTTAACTCCGGGCGCACGGACGAGGCCACAGCCGCCTACAAAGCCATCCTTGCTACCGACCCCAATAATGTCGATGCGCTGTTCGGGCTCGGCCTGACGCTGGTAGCTACGGGCGAAAAAGCCAAAGTGCAGGAGGGCGCTAACTATCTGGCAGACTTTGTCGCCAAAGCGCCGCCCACCGACAAGCACGTCGCCGAAGTGAAAGCGGTGCTTGATGATTTGAAGAAGCAACAGCAGGTCGAGCCGGAGAAGCCGGCCCGGCGGCGCCGGCCCTGA
- a CDS encoding universal stress protein: MSIKTILVSTDFSDNAQVAFEKACELAHLLKAKLHILHVQDESALRVAIKEGLLESCENDEAIHAAVERLTEERFARTLAAVDCAGLDITHLSKRGEAAAQTLAYAKRIDADMIVIGRHGEGVLSNIISAVLGRVAEVIIRKSPCPVLVVRRDHR, encoded by the coding sequence ATGAGCATCAAGACGATTCTGGTCTCCACCGATTTCAGCGACAACGCGCAGGTCGCATTTGAGAAAGCCTGCGAGCTGGCACATCTGCTGAAAGCCAAACTTCACATACTGCATGTTCAGGATGAAAGCGCGCTGCGCGTCGCCATCAAGGAGGGCTTGCTGGAATCGTGCGAGAACGACGAAGCGATCCACGCCGCTGTCGAACGATTGACTGAAGAGCGCTTCGCCCGCACGCTCGCGGCAGTAGATTGCGCGGGCCTCGACATCACTCACCTATCGAAGCGCGGCGAGGCGGCGGCGCAGACCCTGGCTTACGCCAAGCGGATTGACGCCGACATGATCGTCATTGGCCGGCACGGCGAAGGCGTCTTGAGCAACATCATCAGTGCCGTGCTCGGTCGTGTCGCCGAAGTCATCATTCGCAAATCGCCCTGCCCGGTCCTCGTCGTCCGCCGCGACCATAGGTGA
- a CDS encoding discoidin domain-containing protein: MKRFIASFVSSLLIAALGTPVTAQQTVQSRAVRPAAITGDLLDLANANDERVDTRATSGRKDYVGLSFTVDVGSEQNIIGIAQDHGRWPTHAPGAYKVEVGTSAQGPWMLAWQGEGQRGESKAKFEAIRGRFIRVTATAVNTVYNQEWSIAELTAGIDPGQKARTIPSPQPPTSQPAPKTAPKPDNKETPGKPDTEDDKLTARAIRSITAQGITNINAVVDDNNTTRATTTTGNYAGAWVQVDLGGTYTVSRVVQVHEPEPRDFPGRYRVEVSADGNRWQTVFEGAGERDRSVAAFTPARARFVRITATANHNNRAAWSIYKLKIRG, encoded by the coding sequence ATGAAAAGATTCATCGCGTCATTCGTTTCATCGCTGTTGATCGCGGCGCTCGGCACACCCGTTACCGCGCAGCAGACCGTGCAGTCGCGCGCGGTGCGGCCGGCAGCGATTACCGGTGACCTGCTCGACCTGGCCAACGCCAACGACGAGCGCGTGGACACGCGGGCGACTTCGGGTCGCAAGGATTATGTCGGCCTGAGCTTCACGGTTGACGTCGGCAGTGAACAGAACATCATCGGCATCGCACAGGATCACGGGCGCTGGCCGACGCACGCGCCGGGCGCTTACAAAGTCGAAGTCGGCACCAGCGCGCAAGGCCCGTGGATGCTGGCATGGCAAGGCGAGGGGCAGCGCGGCGAGAGCAAGGCCAAGTTCGAGGCCATTCGCGGGCGCTTCATTCGCGTCACCGCCACGGCGGTAAACACCGTGTACAACCAGGAGTGGTCAATCGCCGAGCTGACGGCCGGCATCGATCCAGGCCAGAAGGCGCGCACGATTCCGAGCCCGCAGCCGCCGACTTCGCAGCCCGCGCCGAAGACTGCGCCGAAGCCCGACAACAAAGAAACGCCGGGCAAGCCCGATACGGAAGACGACAAGCTAACGGCGCGCGCCATTCGCAGCATCACCGCGCAAGGCATCACGAACATCAACGCCGTGGTTGACGACAACAACACGACGCGAGCGACGACGACGACAGGGAATTACGCGGGCGCGTGGGTGCAGGTTGACCTCGGCGGCACATACACGGTGTCGCGCGTCGTCCAGGTTCACGAGCCGGAACCACGGGATTTTCCGGGCCGCTATCGCGTCGAAGTGAGCGCCGACGGCAACCGCTGGCAGACGGTCTTTGAAGGCGCGGGCGAACGCGACCGCTCGGTGGCGGCCTTCACGCCAGCGCGCGCCCGCTTCGTGCGCATCACGGCGACAGCCAATCACAACAACCGCGCCGCGTGGTCAATCTATAAGTTGAAGATCAGAGGCTGA